The proteins below come from a single Vibrio natriegens NBRC 15636 = ATCC 14048 = DSM 759 genomic window:
- a CDS encoding HAD family hydrolase codes for MKKHLSVILTFAFAVISSPLLAQSSDPLPSWNEGSTKQAIIQFVSEVTDSDSANFVAPADRIATFDNDGTLWSEKPMYFQILFALDQIKAQAADHPEWKTTTPYSLVLNDQLDKLTADDLIKLVLQTHTGVISDEFTAVVKSWINTAKHPVTGAPYTDMVFQPMLELLDFLEDNGFKNFIVSGGGNAFMRAWASDVYNIPSERIIGTQLATEFVNVDGSYQVKRMPGVVVNNDKVEKPLQIYQHIGKRPIASFGNSDGDLQMLQWTTSGPGPRLAMYVHHTDEKREWKYDRESSVGKLDKGLDEAKEKGWLVADMKNDWVQIYPSK; via the coding sequence ATGAAAAAGCATTTGTCAGTTATTCTCACATTCGCCTTTGCGGTGATCTCATCTCCACTCTTAGCTCAGAGTAGCGATCCATTACCTTCTTGGAATGAAGGTTCGACAAAACAAGCTATCATCCAATTTGTTAGCGAAGTTACCGACTCAGATTCTGCTAATTTTGTTGCTCCAGCGGATCGCATTGCTACGTTTGATAACGATGGAACACTATGGTCCGAAAAGCCGATGTACTTCCAGATACTGTTTGCTCTGGACCAAATTAAAGCACAAGCTGCGGACCATCCAGAGTGGAAAACCACTACGCCTTACTCCCTCGTATTGAACGACCAGTTGGATAAATTGACGGCAGACGATCTCATAAAATTAGTGCTACAAACTCATACAGGTGTGATCAGTGATGAATTTACCGCTGTGGTTAAAAGCTGGATCAATACGGCAAAACACCCAGTAACAGGCGCGCCATACACCGACATGGTTTTCCAGCCGATGTTAGAGCTTTTAGATTTCTTGGAAGATAATGGATTCAAAAACTTTATCGTTTCCGGCGGAGGAAATGCTTTTATGCGCGCTTGGGCTTCCGATGTCTATAACATTCCGTCGGAGCGAATTATTGGGACCCAACTTGCAACTGAGTTTGTGAATGTGGACGGAAGCTATCAAGTTAAGCGAATGCCGGGCGTTGTGGTGAATAATGACAAAGTAGAAAAACCACTGCAGATTTATCAACACATCGGTAAGCGTCCAATTGCTTCATTTGGCAACTCGGATGGTGACCTGCAAATGCTGCAGTGGACCACCTCTGGTCCGGGACCGCGTCTTGCAATGTATGTTCACCATACTGATGAGAAACGAGAGTGGAAGTACGATCGTGAGTCCAGCGTAGGCAAACTCGATAAGGGTCTCGACGAAGCAAAAGAGAAAGGCTGGTTAGTTGCGGATATGAAAAATGATTGGGTACAAATATATCCGTCGAAATAG